Proteins co-encoded in one Listeria ivanovii subsp. ivanovii genomic window:
- a CDS encoding pyridoxamine 5'-phosphate oxidase family protein, with amino-acid sequence MENELENKILAILDEHQVGVLASVQGDFPHARYMTFLHEGLTLYTPSGKQQPKTEEVRKNPHVCVLIGYDGKGSPFLEINGIASLEEDESIKELIWENISKEWFQNEESPSFVVIKIVPEQIRLLNADGDGPDTLDLIG; translated from the coding sequence ATGGAAAACGAACTAGAAAATAAGATACTTGCAATTTTGGACGAACATCAAGTAGGGGTACTCGCTTCTGTACAAGGAGATTTTCCGCATGCTAGATATATGACATTCCTTCATGAAGGTTTAACACTCTATACACCTTCTGGAAAACAGCAGCCCAAAACTGAAGAAGTTCGCAAAAATCCACATGTTTGTGTGCTAATTGGTTATGACGGGAAAGGTTCGCCATTTTTAGAAATAAACGGGATTGCTTCACTGGAAGAAGATGAATCAATCAAAGAACTTATTTGGGAAAACATCTCGAAAGAATGGTTTCAAAACGAAGAGTCGCCTTCTTTTGTAGTGATAAAAATTGTTCCTGAGCAAATTAGATTATTGAATGCAGATGGCGATGGACCTGATACACTTGATTTAATTGGTTAA
- the pabB gene encoding aminodeoxychorismate synthase component I: protein MSLLRFDFEGEVKIFENPLQELVANDLSEVLSVMRAAEEAQKSGKYVAGFISYEAAPAFKKGLETKTSDETLPLVWFGVYDHFTDAIFETEQTTAIPFKMDTDYSEYAKKIAAIKSEIAAGNTYQLNYTVRLKGDLPDSFSAKATYQTLQQAGKANYTALLSTDNFQIISTSPELFFKRQGTLLTTRPMKGTVRRGVTDDADRAAHDWLMNDPKNSAENVMIVDLLRNDLGMIARPGSVKVPKLMTLEPYPTVWQMTSTVTAEILPDTSLTAIFKALFPCGSITGAPKAKTMEIISALEDSPRGVYCGAIGYLEPNGNAVFNVPIRTISITNKKATYGVGGGIVWDSDAKSEFSEIHAKSAILKNQAAFSLIECLRLENGQLARLAFHLERLEKSAHHFGFPFNRKEMEQQWRKTAENQPTGTHKFRVLLHSDGSTKFELTEISAKSLPITASLASKPVLANEPFLYHKTTNRTIYNNLKNTHTDETLLWNENGELTEFINGNIVLGIKNCLLTPPLSSGLLPGTMRASLLAERKIFEQTLTKRDLLEADFVWLINSVRGFVEVEIKA, encoded by the coding sequence ATGAGTTTGTTACGATTTGATTTTGAAGGTGAAGTTAAAATATTTGAAAATCCTCTGCAAGAACTTGTTGCTAATGATTTGAGTGAGGTTTTATCTGTTATGCGTGCAGCAGAAGAAGCGCAGAAATCGGGAAAATATGTTGCTGGTTTTATTAGTTATGAGGCGGCTCCTGCTTTTAAAAAAGGTTTGGAGACGAAAACTTCGGATGAAACCCTACCACTTGTTTGGTTCGGCGTATATGATCATTTCACAGATGCCATTTTTGAAACGGAGCAAACTACAGCTATCCCTTTTAAAATGGATACAGATTATTCTGAGTATGCCAAGAAAATCGCAGCAATCAAGTCTGAAATAGCTGCTGGGAACACATACCAACTCAACTACACTGTGCGACTCAAGGGCGATTTACCTGATAGTTTTTCTGCTAAAGCGACTTATCAGACTTTACAACAAGCTGGAAAAGCAAATTACACGGCACTTCTTTCTACTGATAACTTTCAAATCATTTCTACGTCACCTGAATTATTTTTTAAACGACAAGGGACTTTGCTGACTACCAGACCGATGAAAGGCACTGTTCGACGCGGAGTTACGGATGACGCTGATCGAGCTGCACATGATTGGCTAATGAACGACCCAAAAAACAGCGCAGAAAATGTCATGATTGTGGATTTATTGCGTAATGATCTAGGAATGATTGCTCGACCTGGAAGTGTCAAAGTGCCAAAACTAATGACTTTAGAACCTTATCCGACTGTTTGGCAAATGACTTCAACTGTTACTGCCGAAATCCTTCCAGACACAAGTTTAACGGCCATTTTCAAAGCCCTTTTCCCTTGTGGTTCAATAACGGGCGCACCTAAAGCAAAAACAATGGAAATCATTTCTGCTTTAGAAGACTCTCCTCGCGGTGTTTATTGTGGAGCAATCGGATATTTGGAGCCTAATGGAAATGCAGTTTTTAATGTTCCAATTCGAACCATTTCCATCACGAATAAGAAAGCGACATATGGTGTAGGTGGCGGCATTGTTTGGGATTCTGATGCTAAAAGTGAGTTTTCAGAAATCCATGCTAAATCAGCTATTTTGAAAAACCAAGCTGCTTTCTCCTTAATTGAATGTTTACGGTTAGAAAATGGGCAACTAGCTCGACTAGCGTTTCATTTAGAACGCCTTGAAAAAAGCGCACATCATTTTGGATTTCCGTTTAATAGGAAAGAAATGGAACAACAATGGCGCAAAACTGCGGAAAATCAACCAACTGGTACACATAAATTCCGCGTTCTATTACATTCTGATGGGTCAACCAAGTTTGAGCTCACTGAAATCAGCGCGAAAAGCTTGCCAATTACTGCTTCTTTAGCGAGTAAACCAGTATTGGCAAATGAACCATTTCTTTATCATAAAACGACGAACCGAACTATTTATAATAACTTAAAAAACACCCATACCGATGAAACACTCTTATGGAACGAAAACGGAGAGCTAACAGAGTTCATCAATGGAAATATAGTTCTGGGTATAAAGAACTGTCTTTTAACTCCACCACTATCTTCTGGGCTACTTCCAGGGACAATGAGGGCTAGTTTATTAGCGGAAAGAAAGATTTTCGAACAAACACTAACAAAAAGAGACCTTTTGGAAGCTGACTTTGTGTGGTTAATTAATAGTGTAAGAGGTTTTGTAGAAGTGGAAATCAAGGCTTGA
- a CDS encoding anthranilate synthase component II, whose translation MILLIDHNDSFTYNLYQYFLELGEDIHVVSAANLTLDKFSALNPEMVVLSPGPGSPEEFQTSLEILDKTSLPILGICLGHQMIATFFGAKVVRATVPVHGKTSFITHNQAGLFTGLTTPFLVTRYHSLIVQNDSIPAELEITAMTDDGIIMGLKHATKPIYSVQFHPEAILSENGHELLQNFVRIGRNEK comes from the coding sequence ATGATTTTACTAATTGATCATAATGATTCATTTACATATAATTTATACCAATATTTTTTAGAGCTTGGGGAAGATATCCACGTTGTCTCCGCAGCGAATTTGACACTTGATAAATTTTCAGCGCTTAACCCAGAAATGGTCGTACTTTCTCCTGGACCTGGTTCGCCGGAAGAATTCCAGACCAGCTTGGAAATTCTCGATAAAACTAGTTTACCTATTTTAGGCATTTGCTTAGGACACCAAATGATTGCAACTTTTTTTGGCGCTAAAGTTGTTCGTGCTACTGTTCCAGTTCACGGAAAGACGAGCTTCATTACGCACAATCAAGCAGGGTTATTTACAGGACTTACGACCCCGTTTCTTGTAACTCGCTACCATTCGCTAATTGTGCAAAATGATTCTATTCCAGCCGAATTAGAAATAACTGCTATGACTGACGACGGAATTATCATGGGATTAAAGCATGCCACAAAACCAATTTATAGTGTGCAGTTCCATCCAGAAGCCATTCTTTCTGAAAACGGACACGAACTACTTCAAAATTTTGTACGGATAGGGAGAAATGAAAAATGA
- the fsa gene encoding fructose-6-phosphate aldolase — translation MRFFIDTANVEEIKKANRMGFIAGVTTNPSLVAKEGRDFNEVIQEITSIVDGPISGEVVSLEANGMIEEGRVIAKIHPNMVVKIPMTGEGLAAVKVLTQEGIKTNVTLVFSAAQALLAARAGATYVSPFLGRLDDIGDDGLVLIRDIAQIFEIHGIPTEIISASVRHPIHVIECAKAGADIATVPYKVFEQMLKHPLTDSGIDKFLADWEAAKN, via the coding sequence ATGAGATTTTTTATCGATACAGCGAACGTAGAAGAGATTAAAAAGGCTAACAGAATGGGGTTTATTGCCGGCGTTACGACAAACCCATCGCTTGTTGCCAAAGAAGGCCGTGACTTTAATGAGGTCATTCAAGAAATTACATCCATTGTTGATGGGCCAATTAGCGGCGAAGTAGTAAGTTTGGAAGCAAATGGTATGATTGAAGAAGGTCGAGTCATCGCAAAAATCCATCCCAATATGGTTGTGAAAATACCGATGACAGGAGAAGGGTTAGCAGCGGTTAAAGTGTTGACACAAGAAGGAATAAAAACAAATGTTACCCTTGTGTTTTCTGCAGCACAAGCATTATTAGCTGCCAGAGCAGGAGCTACTTATGTATCGCCATTTTTGGGTAGGTTAGATGATATTGGCGATGATGGTCTGGTCCTTATTCGTGATATTGCACAAATTTTTGAAATACACGGTATCCCAACAGAAATTATTTCGGCAAGTGTTCGCCATCCAATCCATGTTATTGAATGCGCTAAAGCTGGTGCAGATATCGCCACAGTACCATATAAAGTATTTGAACAAATGTTAAAACACCCTCTAACCGATAGCGGGATTGATAAATTCCTTGCAGATTGGGAAGCAGCTAAAAACTAA
- a CDS encoding Crp/Fnr family transcriptional regulator — MLFLKELEANLTVSKLMELCFEHPNFKDYCSVIRTKKGEVLESLSPTGTKVYFVLSGIYGMIVEKDAELEEENCKESIIRFLQKGDNFGLYHLFYDEWSPHVSMQSLGHGEVMEVDSNFLFSIFDKVDQNNFFMVKVMSEELREAHVFAKLSFLKKEERIRKTILKCAQTLGTFSDNGILLPREVTQEVLARYTNTSREYVVHTLTYLIKEEIIRNKPKPLLVMDKTRL, encoded by the coding sequence ATGCTATTTTTAAAAGAGCTTGAAGCCAATCTAACGGTTAGCAAGTTAATGGAGCTGTGCTTTGAACATCCAAATTTCAAAGACTACTGCTCGGTTATCCGCACGAAGAAGGGTGAGGTTCTAGAAAGTTTAAGTCCAACTGGAACAAAGGTTTATTTTGTTCTGAGTGGCATATACGGGATGATTGTAGAAAAAGATGCAGAATTAGAAGAAGAGAATTGTAAAGAAAGCATTATTCGTTTTTTGCAAAAAGGAGATAATTTTGGATTGTATCATCTCTTTTATGATGAATGGAGCCCGCACGTTTCGATGCAAAGCTTAGGTCATGGTGAAGTTATGGAAGTAGATAGTAATTTTTTATTTTCTATTTTTGATAAAGTGGATCAGAATAACTTTTTCATGGTTAAAGTAATGTCGGAGGAATTACGCGAAGCACACGTATTTGCAAAACTAAGCTTCTTGAAAAAAGAAGAACGAATTCGCAAAACCATTCTAAAATGTGCTCAAACTTTAGGAACTTTTTCGGATAATGGGATACTGCTACCGAGAGAAGTAACGCAAGAAGTACTCGCAAGGTATACCAATACATCACGCGAATATGTGGTGCACACTCTCACATATTTAATTAAAGAGGAAATAATTAGAAATAAACCAAAACCTCTATTAGTGATGGATAAGACTCGTTTATAA
- a CDS encoding SH3 domain-containing protein: MNRTFIVKKEHKSNYPDPLFLNKNESIWVFQEDTEYPGWIFCKVKSSGKEGWVPKQIIQMGSDDKSGIVTEDYSARELNVKPGDKLESNRELNGWVWCVTEENQAGWVPLQNLEI, translated from the coding sequence ATGAATCGAACTTTTATTGTGAAAAAAGAACATAAAAGCAATTACCCAGATCCGCTTTTCCTTAACAAGAATGAATCAATCTGGGTTTTTCAAGAAGACACTGAGTATCCAGGGTGGATTTTCTGTAAAGTGAAATCTTCTGGTAAAGAAGGCTGGGTTCCAAAGCAAATTATTCAAATGGGCAGTGATGATAAAAGTGGAATAGTGACGGAAGATTATTCTGCGCGTGAATTAAATGTAAAACCTGGCGATAAATTAGAAAGTAATCGGGAATTAAATGGTTGGGTTTGGTGTGTGACTGAAGAAAACCAAGCTGGCTGGGTTCCGCTTCAAAATCTAGAAATTTAG
- a CDS encoding ABC transporter ATP-binding protein, which yields MKVLFHHLKNYKLQATLSTLFVVVMVISQLWQPKLLQQVLDAIMKDDMDKISSIGVLLIGIAAVGLIAGVLNTILSAKVAQGVGADIRESSFRKIQTFSFSNIEKLSTGNLVVRQTNDITQVQNLVMLSLQSLTRIPIMFIGAFILAMFTLPELWWVIIVLVVLVVLIVVFTFGSMGKHFAIIQSLIDRVNAIAKENLAGMRVVKSFVQEDNEIGRFTTVSDKLTRHTIIVGTLFSVMIPAFMLVSNLAIVVSIYFVGDMAADNPEVIGAIASFMNYLMQIMMAIIIGGMLMMMASRALISLKRITEVLETEPDITYNENAPEQDLDGTVEFRHVSFKYDGDDTPALQDISFKANVGEMVGIVGATGSGKSTLAQLIPRLYDPTEGEVIIGGTNLKDINKKTLRSTVSFVLQRAILFSGTIADNLRHGKKDATPAEMEKASKIAQAKEFIDKQAKLYDAPVSERGNNFSGGQKQRLSITRGVIGSPKVLILDDSTSALDAKSEKLVKEALNKELDHTTTFIIAQKISSVIQADKILVLDQGKLVGVGSHKELIKENAIYREIYDTQKGKEVTA from the coding sequence ATGAAAGTATTGTTTCATCATCTTAAAAATTACAAACTACAAGCAACACTATCGACACTGTTTGTAGTCGTCATGGTTATCTCACAACTATGGCAACCAAAATTACTCCAGCAAGTTCTAGATGCCATTATGAAAGACGATATGGACAAAATCTCGTCCATTGGCGTACTGCTAATCGGTATCGCCGCTGTTGGTCTTATCGCTGGAGTTCTAAACACGATTCTTTCTGCCAAAGTCGCTCAAGGCGTTGGTGCAGATATTCGTGAATCTAGTTTCCGCAAAATCCAAACATTTTCATTCAGTAATATTGAAAAACTTTCGACTGGTAATCTTGTTGTAAGACAAACAAATGATATTACACAGGTCCAAAACTTAGTGATGCTTTCACTGCAATCGCTAACGAGAATTCCGATTATGTTCATTGGGGCTTTTATCCTGGCGATGTTTACGTTACCTGAATTATGGTGGGTAATTATTGTCCTTGTTGTCCTCGTTGTTCTGATTGTCGTGTTCACTTTCGGTTCGATGGGTAAACATTTTGCAATTATCCAAAGCTTGATTGATCGTGTAAATGCCATCGCAAAAGAAAACCTTGCCGGAATGCGCGTTGTTAAATCTTTCGTCCAAGAAGACAACGAAATTGGTCGCTTCACTACTGTCAGTGACAAATTAACTCGTCATACAATTATCGTTGGAACACTTTTCTCCGTGATGATTCCTGCATTTATGCTCGTTTCTAACTTAGCAATTGTTGTTTCTATCTACTTTGTTGGCGATATGGCAGCGGATAACCCTGAAGTTATCGGGGCAATTGCCTCCTTTATGAACTATCTTATGCAAATTATGATGGCAATTATTATTGGCGGGATGCTGATGATGATGGCTTCACGTGCACTTATTTCATTGAAACGTATTACCGAAGTGCTTGAAACAGAGCCAGATATCACGTACAACGAAAATGCACCGGAACAAGACCTAGATGGTACAGTAGAATTCCGCCATGTTAGTTTTAAATACGACGGCGATGATACACCCGCGCTACAAGATATCTCCTTTAAAGCCAATGTTGGTGAAATGGTAGGAATCGTTGGTGCCACTGGTTCTGGTAAGTCAACCCTTGCCCAGCTAATCCCTCGCCTTTATGACCCAACAGAAGGTGAAGTTATTATTGGTGGAACTAACTTAAAAGATATTAACAAAAAAACGCTTCGAAGTACCGTTTCTTTCGTTCTTCAACGTGCGATTCTTTTCTCTGGAACGATTGCAGATAATTTACGTCATGGTAAAAAAGATGCAACACCCGCTGAAATGGAAAAAGCGAGTAAAATCGCCCAAGCTAAAGAGTTCATTGACAAACAAGCGAAACTCTATGATGCTCCAGTTTCTGAACGTGGGAATAACTTCTCTGGTGGGCAGAAACAACGCTTATCAATCACTCGTGGCGTTATAGGTTCTCCTAAAGTATTAATTCTCGATGACAGTACTAGTGCGCTTGATGCGAAGTCTGAGAAATTAGTAAAAGAAGCACTTAATAAAGAACTCGACCACACCACAACCTTTATCATTGCCCAAAAAATTTCCTCAGTGATTCAAGCAGATAAAATTCTTGTTCTTGATCAAGGAAAACTAGTTGGTGTTGGTTCTCACAAAGAACTTATTAAAGAAAACGCTATTTACCGTGAAATTTACGACACTCAAAAAGGCAAGGAGGTAACTGCATAA
- a CDS encoding TfoX/Sxy family protein, whose translation MVELSELPNIGKVLEQELINTGTRTPTELRNVGSKAAFLRIWENDHTACLSKLCALEGAIKGIRWHDLDETKKMELKSFYQTL comes from the coding sequence ATGGTCGAACTGAGCGAACTTCCAAACATCGGCAAAGTTCTTGAGCAAGAACTAATCAATACGGGCACAAGAACCCCTACAGAGCTAAGGAATGTTGGTAGCAAAGCAGCCTTTTTACGAATTTGGGAAAATGATCATACCGCTTGTTTGAGTAAATTATGTGCACTTGAAGGAGCTATTAAAGGCATCAGATGGCATGATTTAGATGAGACAAAGAAAATGGAATTGAAAAGTTTCTACCAAACCTTATAA
- a CDS encoding ABC transporter ATP-binding protein — protein MAQKKYGWKNFFQLIISAKPANWIISCALVASVITTVAGLIVPLFTKKLIDGFSVSSLDGKVVALIVIAFILQAITNGFSIFLLNYMGQKVVATIRERLWRKIMHLPVSYFDNTKTGEMVSRMVSDTVVVKELIADHLPQFVTGIISVIGAVIILFYMDWKMTLIILIAIPITALVVAPLGHKMFKISKGLQNETADFTGTISQTLSESRLVKASNAEMIETEAGHQGIKRLFGFGIREAKVVAVLGPLIFFVVMGVIVGIIGYGGVRVSAGTMTTGTLIAFLLYLFQIIVPVTSFATFFAQLQKAKGATERIADILNETEENFGAGEKVNVAGKTIHAIDISFAYNEGEPILKDVSFDTKPGEVIAFAGPSGGGKSTLFAILERFYEPNTGGILVGDIPLSEISIKSWRSQIGYVSQESAMLSGTIRDNLCYGLDREISEDKLWDVAKLAYADGFISGLPNQMATEVGERGVKLSGGQRQRIAIARAFLRNPNILMLDEATASLDSQSELIVQQALANLMEGRTTFVIAHRLSTIVNADQILFIENGEITGRGTHQELVLSHPLYASFAEQQLN, from the coding sequence ATGGCTCAAAAAAAATATGGTTGGAAAAATTTTTTTCAGTTAATTATTAGCGCTAAGCCTGCAAATTGGATTATTTCCTGTGCTTTAGTTGCTAGTGTAATTACAACTGTCGCTGGTTTAATTGTCCCTCTTTTCACAAAAAAATTAATTGATGGGTTCTCCGTTTCTTCACTTGATGGGAAAGTTGTTGCTCTAATTGTTATTGCGTTTATTCTACAAGCGATAACAAATGGATTTTCCATTTTTCTGCTTAATTATATGGGGCAAAAAGTTGTTGCCACAATTCGCGAACGTTTATGGAGAAAAATTATGCATTTACCTGTTTCTTACTTTGATAATACTAAAACAGGCGAAATGGTAAGTCGCATGGTAAGTGATACAGTTGTTGTGAAAGAGCTGATTGCTGATCACTTGCCACAATTTGTCACTGGAATTATTTCTGTGATAGGTGCTGTTATTATTCTATTCTATATGGACTGGAAAATGACGTTGATCATCTTGATAGCTATCCCAATTACTGCACTTGTCGTTGCTCCACTCGGTCATAAAATGTTTAAAATTTCCAAAGGACTTCAAAACGAAACAGCTGATTTTACAGGCACAATAAGTCAGACTCTCTCGGAATCTAGACTTGTAAAAGCTTCCAATGCTGAAATGATTGAAACAGAAGCTGGTCATCAAGGTATTAAGCGATTGTTTGGTTTTGGTATTCGTGAAGCCAAAGTTGTTGCTGTTTTAGGCCCCTTGATTTTCTTCGTTGTTATGGGAGTCATTGTTGGCATTATTGGCTATGGAGGGGTTCGTGTTTCGGCTGGAACTATGACGACGGGCACACTTATTGCTTTCTTACTCTATCTGTTCCAAATTATTGTTCCTGTCACCTCTTTTGCCACCTTCTTTGCACAACTCCAAAAAGCCAAAGGAGCTACAGAACGAATTGCAGACATTTTAAATGAAACCGAAGAAAACTTTGGAGCCGGAGAAAAAGTTAACGTCGCCGGAAAAACCATTCATGCAATAGACATTTCATTCGCTTATAATGAAGGCGAGCCTATTTTGAAAGATGTTTCATTTGATACCAAGCCAGGTGAGGTCATTGCTTTTGCTGGTCCAAGTGGCGGTGGGAAATCAACATTATTTGCGATTTTAGAACGTTTTTACGAGCCAAATACTGGAGGGATTTTAGTTGGAGATATTCCACTTTCTGAGATTTCGATTAAGTCTTGGCGTTCGCAAATTGGTTATGTTTCACAGGAAAGCGCCATGCTATCTGGGACGATCCGTGATAACTTATGTTATGGTTTGGACCGTGAAATTAGTGAAGATAAACTTTGGGATGTCGCTAAGCTCGCTTATGCTGATGGATTTATTTCTGGACTACCCAACCAAATGGCTACTGAAGTTGGCGAGCGTGGTGTAAAGCTATCTGGTGGACAGAGACAGCGAATTGCGATTGCCCGGGCATTTTTACGTAACCCCAATATTCTCATGTTAGATGAAGCAACAGCAAGTTTAGATAGCCAATCTGAGCTAATTGTTCAGCAGGCTTTAGCAAACTTAATGGAAGGACGAACCACCTTTGTTATTGCACATCGTCTTTCTACTATTGTTAATGCTGATCAAATTTTATTTATTGAAAATGGTGAAATAACTGGTCGTGGAACGCATCAAGAATTAGTTTTGTCTCATCCGCTTTACGCTTCTTTTGCTGAGCAACAACTAAATTAA
- the serS gene encoding serine--tRNA ligase, which translates to MLDVKLLRNNFEEVKQKLQNRGEDLGEFEKFGELDKRRRTLIVETEALKSQRNEVSQEIAKLKREKQDADAKIEEMRVVGDRIKTLDIELKEIDDKLDTILMSIPNIPHESTPVGESEDDNIEIRKWGEVREFDFEPKAHWDLGTDLDILDFENAAKVTGSRFVFYKKLGARLERALINFMMDLHSNEHGYEEMLPPYMVNRTSMTGTGQLPKFEEDAFLIEAEDYFLIPTAEVPVTNYHREDILKAEDLPRKYTAFSTCFRSEAGSAGRDTRGLIRQHQFNKVELVQFVKPEDSYAALEKLTGNAEEVLRRLELPYRVLSMCTADLGFTAAKKYDLEVWIPSYNSYREISSCSNFESFQARRANIRFRREPGSKPEYVHTLNGSGLALGRTVAAILENYQDADGSVRIPKALQGYMGGIERIAAPTK; encoded by the coding sequence ATGTTAGATGTCAAATTGTTACGAAATAATTTTGAAGAAGTAAAACAGAAACTGCAAAATCGCGGAGAAGACCTTGGTGAGTTTGAAAAGTTCGGTGAGCTAGATAAACGTCGCCGTACTTTAATTGTCGAAACGGAAGCACTAAAGAGTCAGCGGAATGAAGTTTCCCAAGAGATTGCCAAACTAAAACGGGAAAAACAGGATGCGGATGCAAAAATTGAGGAAATGCGTGTTGTTGGGGATCGAATCAAGACACTTGATATTGAACTAAAAGAAATAGACGATAAGCTAGATACGATTTTAATGTCGATTCCGAATATTCCTCATGAATCTACGCCTGTTGGTGAATCTGAAGACGATAATATTGAAATCCGTAAATGGGGCGAAGTACGTGAATTTGATTTTGAACCAAAAGCTCACTGGGATCTTGGAACAGATTTAGATATTCTTGACTTTGAAAATGCTGCTAAAGTAACCGGAAGCCGTTTTGTCTTTTATAAAAAATTAGGTGCACGACTAGAAAGAGCGCTAATTAATTTTATGATGGACTTGCATTCTAATGAACACGGCTACGAAGAAATGTTACCGCCATACATGGTTAACCGCACAAGTATGACTGGTACCGGTCAATTGCCGAAATTTGAAGAAGATGCTTTTCTTATTGAAGCAGAAGATTACTTCTTAATTCCAACAGCAGAAGTTCCTGTAACAAACTACCACCGTGAAGATATTTTAAAAGCAGAAGATTTACCAAGAAAATATACTGCCTTTAGCACGTGTTTCCGCTCTGAAGCTGGCTCTGCTGGTCGTGATACTCGTGGTTTAATCCGCCAGCACCAATTTAATAAAGTTGAGCTAGTTCAATTTGTAAAACCAGAAGATTCTTACGCGGCGCTAGAAAAATTAACAGGAAATGCCGAAGAAGTATTACGCCGACTAGAATTACCATACCGTGTTCTTAGTATGTGTACGGCAGACCTAGGTTTTACTGCTGCAAAAAAATATGACTTAGAAGTATGGATTCCAAGCTACAATTCGTACCGCGAAATTTCGTCGTGCAGTAACTTTGAAAGCTTCCAGGCAAGACGAGCTAACATACGTTTCCGACGTGAACCAGGAAGCAAGCCAGAATATGTACACACACTAAATGGTTCTGGCTTAGCGCTTGGCCGTACAGTCGCTGCAATTCTAGAAAATTATCAAGATGCGGATGGTTCAGTTCGTATTCCAAAAGCACTTCAAGGCTATATGGGTGGTATTGAAAGAATAGCAGCCCCAACAAAATAA